AATGTCAAGCACTGGACAACCAAGCACATTGTGGATATGCAGTTTAATCCGGAGACCTGCGTGGCTACCATCAAGACGGATCGCTTGGGTCTCTTTGGTTTCGCCTACAAGCGCTATGCGCACTTTCCATTTCGAGACTGGAAGCTGCAGCAGAGCGAGGAGCAGTAAGTTATCAAAGATTATTCTGCTTCGTTTTCACTCCTATTTCTTTGGTAGTCCCAACGAGATCGTCTTCACGCTGGATACCTTCCATGTGCGCATTTTCTTGTTCATTACCAACATCGGTATTCGTGGCTATGTGACAGAAATCACCAATCAGTATACCGCAAATCCCGTCAAGTATTTGGAAATCAAGGAGCCAATTTCGGACTATCGGGAATTGCGTAAGGTAAGGAGATTAATACCTAAAATTCCTTGTATTTCCTTCACGAATTTCTTCTCGATTTCTACAGCGCTTTGTGGATAAGAACATCAATATATTTGCGAAGCATGATGCCAGCTTTTACATCGACAATGGCTACTTCAGCGAGAAGCATCTGTCGACGGAGCTGCACATCTACGACGCCTTTGCCGTGCACTGCAAGCTGATCAAGTTCTATCGCTCCGATTGGAATCGCCTGGCAACTCGACGCaatattgttttgtgtttgcgcAATCCGAAGGATGTGAATGATGCCGCTGATGTTACGGTTCGGGTTACGCCGGATAATGCGACTTTTGTGGAGGTCTCCGAGCCATGTTCCCTCGATCTGGAGGAGGTCAAACTGGACTATCAGCTGACGTGGCGCAACATTGGCGTAGGTTCAACAAATTCTCACTTCTCGTTTaatatttctctctctttagAACTACTCGGATCTGCATCAATTGATCAACTCGATGTATCCACAGGCAACAGATGTGCGCAATCGGGATCCCAAACTCATCTACTACATACGCACGCTCTTCACCGAAGTGCGACCCTTGAGTTTCTCTTAGTCTGGCGCTGATGAAAATGCATTCGCCACTTTCAATTGGCagcaattaaaagtaattgaCTTTGTCGCCCTGTGAACTGTGTCGAAAGTTCGCATTCGACTCGCTTACGTTCCAAGTTTATGTAACGGGTGAACAAATATTAGCTTTTGGATTAGATAACAAAAGTTGTGCTTAGTCTGCCATGGATCCTCTGTTCATATGCTTCATATCGTTGGTATCGTTGCTGCCGCAGTGTCATGGCCAGGATTGGTATAAGAACGCCCTCAAGGAATATCCCGGTTTAGCTGACGTCATCGGTCCGCCAAAGGTTCATCTTCGGGTCATCGGTGGCGAGGCTACAACCATTGAGAAGTTGGGTGGATATCTGATCTCCCTGCGATATATGGGTGATTTTATTTGTGGCGGCACTTTGATAGAAGCTCGCATTGTTGTGTCTGCAGCACATTGTTTCAAAGGACGTTCCATAATAGCCGAATGGGTCGCCGTGGGTGGCGTCACCAGTCTCGATGAGGAAGGCACTCGGTCCAAGGTACAGGACATTGTCTCGCCAGCCGTGTTCACGGAGCGAAACATGCACATGGATGTGGCTGTGTTGCTGCTAGAAACACCCCTTGAGGCACCAAATATTCATACAATTCCCCTCTGCAACTCAAGTCTCGATGCCGGACGGCTGTTGAGCGTCTCCGGCTGGGGTCTGACTGATCCGAAAGCTGCGTCACCTCATCAGAGCATTCGCACTGTGCTGGTGCCCATTGTCAAAAAGAGCGAATGCAAAAAGACCTATAAGAAATCAAGTAAGTCTTCTACTAAATTACGGTTGATTAGTTTTGCGTtttcttaattgaatttttccaGTGGTTATCACCGAAAGTATGTTCTGTGCTGGTGCTTTGGGTGCCAAGGATGCTTGCACTTTCGATTCGGGCGGTCCTTTTGTCTATAAGCGCAAGGATGGCGTCACCGAACTCTGCGGCATTGTCTCATTTGGCATCAGCTGCGCCAGTCCCAAGTATGCGGGCGTCTACACGGATGTCAACTATGTTAAACCCTTCATTGAAAAGACTGTCGCCGCATTTCGTAGTATAATGTAATAAAGAATGTATGCTTAGAGAACGAATGTTAGGCGGAAGCGAGAATGGGAGATGTTCTCTCATGGTGAGAGGATTCTTTAAGCACGCCAGCTACATACTACTTCGATGATAGCTAGTTTTTGGTGAAGCATGTTTTCACATTCATATATCTCACTTCGCTATGGGGACGCTTCTATTTAATGACTAGCGGATATAGAGGAACGTTTCTCTGAAATGTTATATGGAAATAgatagtttttaaataattagaaaataatttacttcAGTTCTTTTTAATGATCTCGCTTTGCTTTAGGGAAGCTCTGTAATGGCTAGATGATATATTAgtcaaaattttgtttagtaGTCGAATTTCGTTATTGAAGTTTTTCTGCAATGATATGCATAAAATGAAGTTGTGAGATGCTTTGTAAAGATTAGAGaatatagaatagaatagagtTCGTGccattattttgctttaagaAAGCTTCTCTGTTATATCTGGAACTCCTAGCAGAACTCAGTTAGTGCAATACTTCAGAGCAGAAATTTTGCAATGACAGAATATATGTTAGTCAAGAAGATATTTTATTAGTCTTATTTCCATATAGAGAAGAGTCTCTGCAATATACCTTAAATCCCTAGAAGGTATCAGTTTTACCTAGTAATACCTACAAGATATTTTAGTTAAAGTCCCTCTTAGTAAAAGACGAGGATTCTTTATTAGTCTCATTTGGATTATGGATGCTTTCTTTTTAATCCCAACCAGAATCTAGTTTGTGCTACATTTGAGAGAAGCAACTAGATGACAAGATATATCTCTCTTAGTGAAAAACAAAGGATGTTTCATTACCCTCATTTTGCTTTAGGACAACTTCTCTTTAAACCCTTAAGTCCCAAGCAGAGTTAGTGCCACTTCTCAGCTGCAGGTTTTTTGATTGGCCGTCCGAAGGAACCTTAATGATATCTTTTTGTGCAGCGAGGACTTTGTCAACTCTTGTTTGCAATCTTCCTTGTAGCGACCTTATATTGTGCTTTAATTGTTGTCATT
This is a stretch of genomic DNA from Drosophila albomicans strain 15112-1751.03 chromosome 3, ASM965048v2, whole genome shotgun sequence. It encodes these proteins:
- the LOC117568171 gene encoding seminase is translated as MDPLFICFISLVSLLPQCHGQDWYKNALKEYPGLADVIGPPKVHLRVIGGEATTIEKLGGYLISLRYMGDFICGGTLIEARIVVSAAHCFKGRSIIAEWVAVGGVTSLDEEGTRSKVQDIVSPAVFTERNMHMDVAVLLLETPLEAPNIHTIPLCNSSLDAGRLLSVSGWGLTDPKAASPHQSIRTVLVPIVKKSECKKTYKKSMVITESMFCAGALGAKDACTFDSGGPFVYKRKDGVTELCGIVSFGISCASPKYAGVYTDVNYVKPFIEKTVAAFRSIM